From one Candidatus Effluviviaceae Genus V sp. genomic stretch:
- the rsfS gene encoding ribosome silencing factor, with the protein MARSGERLVREVVEFAHSKKAENVVSMDLRGLTSACDFFVICEGGSDVHVKAIADAVIDGTKKADDRPWHVEGYDGRRWILIDYVDVVVHIFTHDARDFYQLERLWGDAGITEYEDEGVTQPTGGDA; encoded by the coding sequence TTGGCGAGAAGCGGGGAGCGGCTCGTCCGAGAGGTGGTCGAGTTCGCACACAGCAAGAAGGCCGAGAACGTCGTCTCGATGGACTTGAGGGGCCTCACCTCGGCGTGTGATTTCTTCGTGATATGCGAGGGCGGAAGCGATGTGCACGTGAAGGCGATCGCCGACGCGGTCATTGACGGAACGAAGAAGGCCGACGACCGGCCGTGGCACGTCGAGGGCTACGACGGCAGGCGCTGGATCCTCATCGACTACGTGGACGTCGTGGTCCACATCTTCACCCACGACGCCCGCGACTTCTATCAGCTCGAGCGCCTCTGGGGCGATGCCGGGATCACGGAGTACGAGGACGAAGGCGTCACGCAACCGACAGGGGGAGACGCATGA
- a CDS encoding nitroreductase family protein yields MDPILKRRSIRKYTDEPVTEEEVTKLLEAAMAAPSASNKKPWHFIVVTDEDTKAKLSEYGSHWQMLADAPVGFVVCGDAGISDRYWVQDGSAATENLLLAASMMGLGAVWLGCWPNPDRVEPVKKLLGIPEGVEPLAVIAVGRPGEVKEPRTQYDAERVHTNGW; encoded by the coding sequence ATCGATCCGATCCTCAAGAGACGGAGCATAAGGAAATACACCGACGAGCCGGTCACCGAGGAGGAGGTCACGAAGCTCCTCGAGGCGGCCATGGCGGCGCCGTCGGCCAGCAACAAGAAGCCGTGGCACTTCATCGTCGTCACGGATGAGGACACGAAGGCGAAGCTCTCGGAGTACGGGAGCCACTGGCAGATGCTCGCCGACGCGCCCGTCGGGTTCGTCGTCTGCGGGGACGCAGGCATCTCCGACCGCTACTGGGTGCAGGACGGCTCGGCGGCGACGGAGAACCTGCTCCTCGCCGCGAGCATGATGGGTCTGGGCGCGGTCTGGCTCGGCTGCTGGCCGAACCCTGACCGGGTCGAGCCCGTGAAGAAGCTCCTCGGCATTCCGGAGGGCGTGGAGCCGCTGGCGGTCATCGCGGTCGGCAGGCCCGGCGAGGTCAAGGAGCCAAGGACGCAGTACGACGCTGAGCGCGTTCACACGAACGGATGGTAG
- a CDS encoding heptaprenyl diphosphate synthase: protein MLVGAGLVLHAVDRLIPSPVPFARLGLANVVTLVALIALGLPEALVVTGLRVVVAALILGTFGGPAFLLALAGGLASALVMGALVRWTMPPLGVVGASLVGAAVHNVTQLAVVGALFTGLAAAARLTPAALLVSAAAGLATGIVAWLVLNRLPLAGEAAARRDSKLRRERA from the coding sequence ATGCTGGTGGGCGCCGGCCTTGTGCTCCACGCGGTCGACCGGCTGATACCGTCGCCCGTGCCGTTCGCCAGGCTCGGGCTTGCGAACGTCGTCACGCTGGTGGCGCTCATAGCCCTGGGGCTTCCCGAGGCGCTCGTCGTCACGGGGCTCAGGGTGGTCGTCGCGGCGCTCATCCTGGGGACGTTCGGAGGCCCGGCCTTCCTCCTGGCGCTGGCCGGAGGACTGGCCTCGGCGCTCGTGATGGGCGCGCTCGTGAGATGGACGATGCCGCCGCTGGGCGTGGTCGGCGCGAGTCTCGTCGGCGCGGCGGTCCACAATGTGACACAGCTCGCCGTGGTCGGGGCGCTCTTCACAGGGCTCGCCGCCGCGGCGCGGCTCACACCCGCGGCGCTTCTGGTCTCGGCGGCCGCGGGACTCGCGACGGGGATCGTCGCGTGGCTCGTCTTGAACAGGCTCCCGCTGGCCGGCGAGGCGGCCGCCAGGCGGGACAGCAAGCTTCGGAGGGAGAGAGCGTGA
- the amrS gene encoding AmmeMemoRadiSam system radical SAM enzyme, whose amino-acid sequence MNSELIEARHWTPGEGDRVNCRLCPQLCEIADGGHGLCLGRVNKGGTLYAENYGECVSASMDPIEKKPLYHVCPGKNILSIATYGCNLRCIFCQNWTISQTKAPSEHLSPERVVALAKKNGSFGIAYTYTEPVIWYEYLMATGEAAHAEGLKNVLVTNGVINEEPLRELLPFVDAMNVDLKSMNPDFYKDLCHVDGLEAVKRTIELAHEMSFVEVTNLLISGKNDSEEELRELVDFISGISPNIPVHFSRYFPNYKMDVPPTSMETLKLADSIAREKLNYVYLGNVGLESDSNTYCPDDGHLLIRRTGYSTEIAGIKDGRCEKCGREADFVWCD is encoded by the coding sequence ATGAACAGCGAGCTCATCGAGGCGCGGCACTGGACGCCCGGCGAGGGTGACCGGGTGAACTGCCGCCTGTGCCCTCAGCTCTGCGAGATCGCCGACGGCGGCCACGGACTCTGTCTCGGCCGCGTGAACAAGGGCGGCACGCTCTACGCCGAGAACTACGGCGAGTGCGTGTCGGCCTCGATGGACCCCATTGAGAAGAAGCCGCTCTACCACGTGTGCCCGGGGAAGAACATCCTCTCCATCGCGACCTACGGCTGCAACCTCCGGTGCATCTTCTGTCAGAACTGGACCATCTCGCAGACGAAGGCGCCCTCGGAGCATCTCTCGCCGGAGCGCGTGGTGGCGCTCGCGAAGAAGAACGGGTCGTTCGGCATCGCCTACACTTATACGGAGCCGGTCATCTGGTACGAGTACCTGATGGCGACCGGTGAGGCGGCCCACGCCGAGGGCCTGAAGAACGTTCTGGTGACGAACGGCGTCATCAACGAGGAGCCGCTCCGCGAGCTTCTTCCGTTCGTGGACGCGATGAACGTCGATCTCAAGTCGATGAACCCGGACTTCTACAAGGACCTCTGCCACGTCGACGGGCTCGAGGCGGTCAAGCGGACGATCGAGCTCGCGCACGAGATGAGCTTCGTCGAGGTGACGAACCTGCTTATCTCGGGGAAGAACGACTCCGAGGAGGAGCTCCGCGAGCTCGTGGACTTCATCTCCGGCATCAGCCCGAACATCCCGGTGCACTTCTCGCGCTACTTCCCGAACTACAAGATGGACGTGCCGCCGACGTCGATGGAGACGCTCAAGCTCGCCGACTCCATCGCCCGGGAGAAGCTGAACTACGTCTATCTGGGGAACGTCGGGCTCGAATCCGACTCGAACACGTACTGCCCCGACGACGGACATCTGCTGATACGCCGGACGGGGTACTCGACCGAGATCGCCGGCATCAAGGACGGCCGCTGCGAGAAGTGCGGCAGGGAGGCGGACTTCGTGTGGTGCGACTGA